The sequence CTGACCGATTCAATACCGGTGTGCATGACCATATAGAGCTGGATGGCTCGGTCTCCTTGTCCGACAACTCGCATGAGCTCATTCAAATGCTTATGTGCGCGCTGGCTGACGGCATCCGGGAAATAGCCTCTTTCTTTCTCGGCAAGTGTCACACTTTTTACCTCGACAAAGCACTCTTTGTGGTCGGTATCTACGCCCCACCAGTCGATACGACTACTTTCCTGACCGTACTTCTTTTCAGCCCTTAGTTCGGACCAGCCGCTAAGCTCCGGTATGAGTTCGCTGTTTAACAGCTCTCCGGCGAGCGTATTCGCACAGCCGGTATTCACCGCAATAAACTCTCCTTCTTTAGTTCGTGATAATTCCCAGGTATGTGAGTACTTACGTTTCTTGTTGTCAGAAAGACTGCAATAAGCGTCGAAACCAGGCTCAGCACAGCCTGTCATTGCGCCTGTGTTCGGACAATGAACCGTTGTTATTTGACCATCGCCAAAATCGATATCGGCCAGAAAGCGCTTATAGCGTTTTTGTAAAACTCCCCGGCGAAGGGGCTTGTTAAATTGCATCAGAGACCTCATAACTCTAAAGTAACTGAAAGCAAATTATCGAGAGAGGTTGAGAATGTCCAGCGCACTAACGGTTTACTTAACGAATGAAGCACCAGCAGCTCATTGGAACCCGAAGTCAAATGTCGTCTTTGACGGCGATGCCGCCAAAATAGTTTTGGTGGATGACGAGTCTGAGAATTTGCGGCGTATTCAAAAAGCCGGGCGAACCCTCGACAACAACGGCGTCATAAAGATTGCAGTGTCTGGTGACGACTGGGATATGGAACGCCAATGGGCACTTTATCAGGGTTTTACATCAACGCTTTCGAAAAATGATGTGGTATGGCACACAGACGACAAAGAAGCGGCGAAACACCTTGATGCGATGCGTGATGCAACACGATTTAGTCGTGAGCTCACCAACTTACCG comes from Idiomarina sp. X4 and encodes:
- the sfsA gene encoding DNA/RNA nuclease SfsA, translating into MQFNKPLRRGVLQKRYKRFLADIDFGDGQITTVHCPNTGAMTGCAEPGFDAYCSLSDNKKRKYSHTWELSRTKEGEFIAVNTGCANTLAGELLNSELIPELSGWSELRAEKKYGQESSRIDWWGVDTDHKECFVEVKSVTLAEKERGYFPDAVSQRAHKHLNELMRVVGQGDRAIQLYMVMHTGIESVSPAKHIDPKYAELCIKAAEHGVEFYAVKCAINEKEIRLERPVAVRL